The nucleotide sequence TCTTACATTGTAAACTTATGAAACAGATAACTAATCCGCTGCTTCTGCGTCTACAGCACCATCTTTATCGTACATCTCCTGTTTGTCGAACTTGAAGATTAAATCTGACCGATCGAACTTGGAATACTCAATGCCTTCGAGTGTATCCTTCATGACGAGGCATTCTGTGGGGCAGACTTCAGTGCAAAGTCCACAATACATACAGAGGGACATATCAATATCGAATTGATCCAGATAGAACACAACCGGGTTTCGCGTAACGACCCGCGATATCTCATCACTGGAGAAAGTCTCGTTTCGACTCTCATTCCCTGAAGGTTCAAGCCGATCGATGACTTCCTGCGTTCCTAAGCGAGAGGTGATATTTGTGACAGTTATTGAATCTGCCGATTTTATCTTTTTGTCATCGCCTTCGATGATGCCGATGACTTCTCGCCCGTCTTTGAGGTGCACGATGTTCATGCTATCCCACAACTGTTCACCTTTCGGGAGTTTGGTGCCAGTAATCGTAATGCAATCGACTGGGCAAATCATCTCACACTTCTTACATCCGATACAATCCTCAATCCGATTGTAAAGCTGCCCGCGGTACCCTTTAGGAATCTCTCGAACGTTGCGTTTTTTCTCATAGTCGTGTTCATACGGGTATTGATGTGTGACGTTCGGTTCAAAGAACTGCCTGATTGTCACCCGCATTCCAACGAGAACGGTATAAACGCCTCTGTAGATGTTTCGTATGTATTTATCCATCTTTTAACTTTCCTTGCGGTTCGGTGAGATCGGTTTAGGTTTAAAAATCCTAACTCGGTTGTGGTGCTGGTCTCTGGGCGAAAGTTCGCCCAGCAACTTTATACGCCGTGATAAGTCCGATGTAGATAATAGCGCAGCTAATGGCAGTGCTAATCAGCGTATCCTCTGGAAAAATAAGCCCCCAGATGCCAGTACCTAAGATGTTGAAGAAGGCAATCGGGATGAAGTATTTCCAACAGAGATTCATCAGCTGATCTACTCGCAAGCGCGGCAGCGTCCACCTCAACCACATCATCAAAAAGACGAGTGCTGAGGTTTTGATAACGAAACCTGGGAAGCCGCCGAGAATATCATAACCCGGTAGCACGCCTTCCCAACCGCCGAGGAAAAGCGTCACCGCGATTGCACTCACAGCGAACATATTCGCATATTCAGCAATAAAAAAGAGTGCGAAGCGCATTCCGCTATATTCGGTATGAAAACCAGCAACGATTTCAGACTCGGCTTCGGGCAAATCAAACGGTGTCCGGTTTACCTCAGCAATTGAAGATATGAAGAAAATAAAAAATGCAATAAAGGTAAAAGGCGTTCGGAAGATGAGCCAGCTGAAAATACCGTTGGATTGGTTTGCTACGAGCTCCGACATGCTCAAACTTTCAACGAGCATAACGACCGTTAGGATAGAGAGACCGAGCGGAATTTCGTAGCTAACTATCTGGGCGGCGGAACGGAGTGAACCCAACAGCGACCATTTGCTGTTTGAAGACCAGCCTGCCATAATTACGCCCATGACGATGACCGAGGAGATCGCCATGATGTAGAAGATGCCGATATTAAAGTCGCTCACCAAAATATTTTGACCGAACGGAATGGCAGCAAAAACAGCGAAGGAGCAGGCAAAAATGACATAGGGCGCGAGCAGAAAAAGGAATTTGTCGCCTTGCGGTGGGATATAATCCTCTTTGAAGAGGAGTTTAACACCGTCCGCTAATGTTTGGAGGGTACCCCACGGTCCAACGCGCATGGGACCCGTTCGATTCTGAAAACGTGCGGAGACCTTTCGCTCTGCAAGCACCAA is from Candidatus Poribacteria bacterium and encodes:
- a CDS encoding 4Fe-4S binding protein, giving the protein MDKYIRNIYRGVYTVLVGMRVTIRQFFEPNVTHQYPYEHDYEKKRNVREIPKGYRGQLYNRIEDCIGCKKCEMICPVDCITITGTKLPKGEQLWDSMNIVHLKDGREVIGIIEGDDKKIKSADSITVTNITSRLGTQEVIDRLEPSGNESRNETFSSDEISRVVTRNPVVFYLDQFDIDMSLCMYCGLCTEVCPTECLVMKDTLEGIEYSKFDRSDLIFKFDKQEMYDKDGAVDAEAAD
- the nuoH gene encoding NADH-quinone oxidoreductase subunit NuoH, translating into MSDFRVMLAGFPYFNVPESFFPNMNLQDGLNWAEEFIQNVVLPRLPEAVASHFPVELGTVLVMFGCAGIFVAVVPLLPLVLVLAERKVSARFQNRTGPMRVGPWGTLQTLADGVKLLFKEDYIPPQGDKFLFLLAPYVIFACSFAVFAAIPFGQNILVSDFNIGIFYIMAISSVIVMGVIMAGWSSNSKWSLLGSLRSAAQIVSYEIPLGLSILTVVMLVESLSMSELVANQSNGIFSWLIFRTPFTFIAFFIFFISSIAEVNRTPFDLPEAESEIVAGFHTEYSGMRFALFFIAEYANMFAVSAIAVTLFLGGWEGVLPGYDILGGFPGFVIKTSALVFLMMWLRWTLPRLRVDQLMNLCWKYFIPIAFFNILGTGIWGLIFPEDTLISTAISCAIIYIGLITAYKVAGRTFAQRPAPQPS